The Endozoicomonas montiporae CL-33 genome contains a region encoding:
- the ppsA gene encoding phosphoenolpyruvate synthase has protein sequence MASSSNSSIESPFNNFVASLDSLGANDVERVGGKNASLGEMISNLSGVGVRVPGGFATTAEAYCDFLESNGLYDRIHDVLDDLDINNIRALATAGAQIRHWIMSEPFRPELEHAIIESYQLLCGEQADLPVAVRSSATAEDLPDASFAGQQETFLNIRGAKNVLHAVREVFASLFNDRAIAYRVHQGFDHRNVALSAGIQRMVRSETGAAGVMFTLDTESGFEEAVFITSSYGLGETVVQGAVNPDEFYVYKEALRKGRPAILRRNLGSKAIKMIYGRTGTAGLSVNTVDVDLSDRDRFSINDEDVLELARQAMTIEQHYGCPMDIEWAKGGDDGLLYIVQARPETVQSRSGNRLESYRLLEKAEPLVEGRSIGQLIGQGRARLISDLNDMDLLQEGDVLVTDMTDPDWEPVMKRASAIVTNRGGRTCHAAIIARELGIPAVVGCGDATRAVEEGKDITVSCAEGDIGFIYPGLLNFEHNVRDLQQMPELPFKLMMNVGNPDRAFSFSRLSNSGVGLARLEFIINKMIGVHPKALLNFETLPDNVKRIVSERIAGYKDPVSFYIDKLVEGVASIAAAFAPEKVIVRLSDFKSNEYANLIGGSLYEPDEENPMLGFRGASRYISESFRDCFELECIAMKRVREELGLDNVELMVPFVRTPDEARQVVELMEGFGLKRGENGLRLIMMCELPSNALMADEFLQYFDGFSIGSNDMTQLTLGLDRDSGLIAHLFDERNSAVKQLLSMAIKACREQGKYIGICGQGPSDHPDLARWLMEQGIETVSLNPDSVVETWLYLAGQSN, from the coding sequence GTGGCTAGTTCTTCAAACAGTTCGATAGAGAGTCCATTTAATAATTTCGTTGCCAGTCTGGATTCATTGGGTGCCAACGATGTAGAGCGGGTGGGCGGCAAGAATGCATCACTGGGTGAAATGATCAGCAACCTGAGTGGTGTCGGGGTCAGAGTGCCGGGGGGCTTTGCCACTACTGCAGAAGCGTATTGTGACTTTCTTGAAAGTAATGGACTGTATGACCGAATCCATGACGTTCTTGATGACCTGGACATTAATAATATCCGGGCGCTGGCCACAGCCGGTGCACAAATCCGGCACTGGATTATGTCCGAACCATTTCGCCCTGAGCTTGAGCATGCGATTATTGAGTCTTACCAGTTATTGTGTGGTGAGCAGGCCGATCTTCCGGTCGCAGTACGTTCATCGGCAACGGCAGAAGATTTGCCGGATGCTTCGTTTGCCGGCCAGCAGGAAACGTTTCTGAACATCCGTGGCGCCAAAAACGTGTTGCACGCGGTAAGAGAGGTGTTTGCTTCCCTGTTTAATGACCGGGCCATTGCTTACCGGGTGCATCAGGGCTTTGATCATCGCAATGTCGCGTTGTCTGCGGGTATTCAGCGCATGGTTCGTAGTGAAACCGGTGCTGCCGGCGTCATGTTTACCCTGGATACCGAATCAGGATTTGAAGAGGCTGTATTTATTACGTCGTCTTACGGACTGGGTGAAACCGTGGTGCAGGGAGCCGTGAATCCTGACGAGTTTTACGTTTATAAAGAAGCGCTGAGAAAAGGTCGTCCGGCAATACTCAGACGTAATCTGGGCAGCAAGGCCATCAAGATGATTTATGGACGAACCGGTACGGCTGGACTGTCAGTGAATACCGTGGATGTTGATTTGTCCGACCGCGATCGTTTCTCCATCAATGATGAAGATGTGTTGGAACTGGCCCGTCAGGCTATGACCATTGAGCAGCACTACGGTTGCCCAATGGATATTGAGTGGGCAAAGGGCGGCGATGATGGCTTGCTGTATATCGTTCAGGCACGTCCGGAAACGGTTCAGAGTCGTTCAGGCAACCGGCTGGAAAGCTATCGTCTGCTGGAAAAAGCTGAACCATTGGTGGAAGGCCGCAGTATTGGTCAGCTTATTGGTCAGGGACGGGCACGGTTGATTTCCGACCTGAACGATATGGATTTGTTACAGGAAGGCGATGTACTGGTCACCGATATGACCGACCCGGACTGGGAGCCGGTGATGAAGCGTGCTTCAGCCATTGTCACGAATCGGGGTGGACGAACCTGTCATGCGGCCATTATTGCCAGAGAACTGGGTATTCCCGCCGTAGTGGGCTGTGGCGATGCCACCAGAGCGGTTGAAGAGGGTAAGGATATCACCGTGTCTTGTGCGGAAGGCGACATCGGATTTATTTATCCGGGGTTGTTGAATTTCGAACACAATGTGCGTGATCTTCAGCAGATGCCGGAATTGCCTTTTAAATTGATGATGAATGTGGGGAATCCGGATCGGGCATTCAGCTTCTCCCGTTTGTCTAACAGTGGTGTTGGTTTGGCAAGGCTGGAATTTATTATTAATAAAATGATCGGGGTGCACCCGAAGGCATTACTGAATTTCGAGACTCTGCCCGATAATGTGAAGCGAATTGTTTCCGAGCGCATAGCTGGTTACAAAGACCCTGTCTCTTTCTATATAGACAAACTGGTAGAAGGTGTAGCTTCTATTGCAGCCGCGTTTGCTCCGGAAAAAGTGATTGTGCGGTTGTCTGATTTTAAGTCCAATGAGTATGCCAACCTGATTGGCGGCTCTCTCTATGAACCCGATGAAGAAAACCCGATGCTCGGTTTTCGAGGTGCTTCGCGTTATATCTCCGAGTCTTTCCGGGACTGCTTTGAGCTGGAATGTATTGCCATGAAGCGGGTGCGGGAAGAGTTGGGGCTGGATAATGTCGAGCTGATGGTGCCTTTTGTTCGCACGCCGGATGAAGCCAGACAAGTGGTGGAGCTTATGGAAGGCTTTGGCTTGAAAAGGGGTGAGAATGGTTTGCGCCTGATCATGATGTGTGAATTGCCCTCCAATGCCCTGATGGCTGACGAATTTCTGCAATACTTTGATGGCTTCTCCATTGGTTCCAACGATATGACCCAGCTGACCCTCGGGCTGGATCGGGACTCCGGCTTGATCGCCCACCTGTTTGATGAGCGTAACAGTGCGGTGAAGCAACTGTTGTCCATGGCGATCAAGGCCTGTCGTGAGCAAGGCAAATACATTGGTATTTGTGGCCAGGGGCCGAGCGATCATCCTGATCTTGCCCGCTGGCTGATGGAGCAGGGTATCGAGACCGTTTCCCTGAATCCTGACTCGGTGGTTGAGACCTGGTTATATCTTGCGGGTCAATCGAACTAG
- a CDS encoding threonine ammonia-lyase: MLRKIYQQQQPYTRVTPLLVAESLSKLIHGEVLVKAESLQKTGAFKFRGAIYRLLQMTPEQRQQGVTAYSSGNFARGLAAAGKILNVKVTLVMPADAPENKICSARKLGAQVVLCQQIEPSREEAAQKLSEDIAAQNGSVLLHPFDDPEIIKGQSAVGVELVHQLQEKQARCQSLLCPVGGGSLVAGCSLLFDTFNTGTQVYGIEPEGYAGMNQSLLVDQLSRAPGKNLSHCDALLSRSPGKANFEVVRQTGVKGLQVSEHYVVEAVQMAFEELKLVLEPSGAIALGALLQYPLQFNGQSVVVIATGGNIDKGLFLELMNK; encoded by the coding sequence TTGCTTAGAAAGATCTATCAACAGCAACAGCCTTATACCCGCGTCACACCACTACTGGTCGCAGAGTCACTGTCAAAACTGATCCATGGCGAAGTGTTGGTTAAGGCAGAATCACTGCAGAAAACAGGTGCATTCAAATTCAGAGGTGCCATTTATCGACTACTGCAAATGACACCCGAGCAGAGGCAACAGGGCGTCACCGCCTATTCATCCGGCAATTTTGCCAGAGGGCTGGCAGCCGCAGGTAAAATACTCAACGTCAAAGTCACACTGGTCATGCCTGCCGATGCTCCCGAGAATAAAATCTGCAGTGCCAGAAAACTCGGTGCTCAGGTCGTTCTCTGCCAACAAATTGAACCCTCCAGAGAAGAAGCAGCTCAGAAACTGTCGGAAGACATCGCAGCACAGAATGGTTCGGTGTTACTGCACCCCTTTGATGACCCGGAAATCATCAAGGGACAGAGTGCAGTAGGTGTTGAGCTGGTGCATCAGCTTCAGGAAAAACAGGCCCGGTGCCAAAGTTTACTCTGTCCGGTGGGTGGTGGCAGTCTGGTCGCTGGTTGCAGCCTTCTGTTTGATACCTTTAATACGGGAACACAGGTCTATGGCATTGAACCGGAGGGCTACGCCGGCATGAATCAGTCCCTATTGGTTGACCAGCTCAGTCGCGCACCGGGAAAAAACCTGAGTCATTGCGATGCACTGCTGTCCCGAAGCCCGGGAAAAGCTAATTTTGAGGTGGTTCGTCAGACCGGGGTTAAAGGGTTACAAGTGTCAGAGCACTATGTTGTTGAAGCCGTTCAGATGGCGTTTGAAGAACTGAAACTGGTACTCGAGCCCAGTGGCGCTATCGCTCTGGGCGCATTGTTGCAATATCCCCTGCAATTCAATGGGCAGTCTGTTGTTGTTATTGCAACAGGAGGTAACATAGATAAGGGGCTGTTTCTGGAACTCATGAATAAGTAG
- a CDS encoding ATP-binding protein — MDAEAWKKRYQREKTARKAAESIAEEKTREIFFRNQELTKLAASLEEAVKERTSELEEKNINLEEHRDKLKKQREMLQEANQALEEKAAELEKISRYKSEFLANVSHELRTPLNSTIILSKLMVENAEGSLSAEDQQSISIIYNNANELLEIIEDILDMSKVQAGELSIHMEDVSIRELCQALEDQFRPLADEKSQQFSIDVDENLGEWINTDRKRLKQILKNLLSNACKFTPEKGQVKLRVFKDVWNPDTDYTSESLNFSVSDTGIGIPLDKQKTVFQMFKQADGSTSRQYGGTGLGLAICRKLADLMDSQLTLVSDQGQGATFTLSLPPGSLLPDIDEHRSLGGDSQFFINADEFEPEEGVEFNEETVLLVDDDLRNSFALSQLLQKYGLKVLLSENGKQALDLMETERQVDLVLLDLMMPTMDGFAMLEQLRGRYEYRMLPVIMLTASTDDADEKRCRLAGADDYLTKPVAVSELLDCLNRWLSV; from the coding sequence ATGGATGCTGAAGCCTGGAAAAAACGTTATCAGCGTGAAAAAACTGCCCGCAAGGCGGCTGAAAGTATTGCCGAAGAAAAAACACGGGAAATATTCTTCCGAAATCAGGAGCTGACGAAACTGGCAGCCAGCCTGGAAGAGGCCGTTAAAGAAAGAACCAGTGAGCTGGAAGAGAAAAATATTAATCTGGAAGAGCATCGGGATAAACTGAAGAAGCAGCGGGAAATGTTGCAGGAAGCTAATCAGGCACTGGAAGAAAAAGCCGCTGAACTGGAAAAAATCAGTCGATATAAGTCCGAGTTTCTTGCCAATGTCTCCCACGAGTTACGAACGCCATTAAACAGTACCATCATTCTTTCCAAACTGATGGTTGAGAATGCCGAGGGCAGCCTCAGTGCCGAAGACCAGCAATCTATATCAATCATTTATAACAATGCCAATGAATTATTGGAGATCATTGAAGACATTCTGGACATGTCAAAGGTTCAGGCGGGTGAGTTGAGTATCCATATGGAAGACGTTTCTATCAGGGAGTTGTGTCAGGCGCTTGAAGACCAGTTCAGACCGCTAGCCGACGAAAAGTCACAACAATTCAGTATTGACGTTGATGAGAATCTTGGGGAATGGATCAACACTGATCGAAAGCGATTGAAGCAGATTCTTAAAAACCTGCTGTCCAATGCCTGTAAATTTACGCCAGAGAAAGGGCAGGTGAAGCTTCGGGTTTTTAAAGATGTTTGGAATCCTGACACAGACTATACCTCAGAGAGTCTGAACTTTTCGGTCTCTGACACAGGCATCGGCATCCCTCTGGATAAGCAGAAAACCGTTTTCCAGATGTTTAAGCAAGCCGATGGCAGTACCAGTCGGCAGTATGGTGGTACCGGGCTTGGTCTGGCTATTTGTCGTAAACTGGCCGATTTGATGGATTCACAGCTGACTCTGGTCAGTGACCAGGGGCAGGGTGCAACCTTTACCCTTTCGCTTCCGCCTGGCTCTTTACTGCCTGATATTGATGAACATCGCTCTTTGGGCGGCGACAGTCAGTTTTTTATCAATGCTGATGAATTCGAGCCGGAAGAAGGGGTTGAATTCAACGAAGAAACAGTATTGCTGGTGGATGACGACCTCCGAAACAGCTTCGCACTGTCGCAACTGCTTCAGAAGTACGGGCTGAAGGTGTTGCTGTCCGAAAACGGGAAGCAAGCCCTTGACCTGATGGAAACGGAACGACAGGTTGATCTTGTGCTTCTGGACTTAATGATGCCGACGATGGACGGCTTTGCCATGCTGGAACAGTTAAGAGGTCGCTATGAATACCGGATGCTGCCTGTGATAATGCTGACGGCCAGCACCGATGATGCTGATGAAAAACGCTGCAGACTGGCAGGTGCAGACGACTACCTGACCAAACCAGTGGCTGTTTCAGAACTTCTTGATTGTCTCAATCGCTGGCTGAGTGTCTGA
- a CDS encoding heme NO-binding domain-containing protein, whose product MKGVIFTEFMEMVEDRFSVEVAEEILSAANLESNGEYTSLGTYSHEEVLNLVTLLSEKSGLAVGDLVLAFGEYLFGRFATIHAEFFDGVTSGFDFMEKVEDYIHIEVQKLYPDANPPKLTCTRDDDKKMQLHYRSHRPFASVAEGLIKGCAVHFKEDIAIDRQDLPGTGPGTEAVFVMERRS is encoded by the coding sequence ATGAAAGGTGTGATATTTACTGAGTTTATGGAAATGGTCGAAGACCGTTTCTCGGTAGAAGTGGCAGAAGAGATTCTTTCGGCTGCGAATCTTGAATCCAATGGTGAATACACTTCTCTGGGTACCTATTCCCATGAGGAAGTGTTGAATCTGGTGACGTTGCTCAGTGAAAAAAGCGGGCTTGCAGTGGGGGATCTGGTACTGGCCTTTGGTGAGTATCTGTTTGGTCGTTTTGCAACGATCCATGCAGAGTTCTTTGATGGTGTTACTTCCGGTTTTGATTTCATGGAAAAAGTGGAGGATTACATTCATATTGAAGTTCAGAAACTTTACCCGGATGCTAACCCACCCAAGCTGACATGCACCCGTGATGATGATAAGAAAATGCAGCTTCACTATCGCTCTCATCGTCCTTTTGCGTCAGTGGCTGAAGGTCTGATTAAAGGCTGTGCTGTTCATTTTAAAGAAGATATTGCGATTGACCGTCAGGATCTTCCGGGCACAGGGCCGGGAACGGAGGCGGTGTTTGTGATGGAAAGACGATCCTGA